TATTATACTTCAAAAATACAGGATTAATCTTAGAAAAAGTTAAAACTTAGGTAAAAGCTAACCCGTTTAACTTAGGAAGCTATACCCAAAAAAAAAGATAATAAAATGTTCGTTTTTGCCTGACCCTTGGACAATAAGCTAGGCAAAAACAATCTATTTCTTCAGAGAAAATTTTCTCAAATTAATCGGGTTAATTCCCCATTAAAAGTTAAAGCCGGTACGAATCAACCCTACCCATTGTGTATCGTTGCGGCTGTCATTTTCAGGATTAATCACCACCCAAAAAGCCGGAGTAATGGCAATGTTGTCATTTATCTGAAAGCGATAGAACGATTCAATGTGATATGAAGAATCTGGCTCATCACGCACATCACTGTTGATGACGCGTGCCGGCAAACCTACTAAAATACCGGGGAGGTTGCCTTCACCCCCGACATCTGGGAAACTCAGACCAATCGCTCCATACATAATATTGGCGCTATCACCTTTACCAACGTTGAGTAGAACCGAGCCACCTCTACCATCAGAGAGGTTGCTGTCACCAGAACTGTTGGCATAGGCATGGGTGTAAACGCCCCAAGCATGAACTTGAAAGTTAGGAGAAAAGCGGTAGAATCCTTGTATTCCTAGGGAATCGCTGGATGTAGCAATATTGTCTCCGAAGGGTCGTCTCGCCAGAAAACTGCCGGTATCCCCCGTGAGATCAACCTTGTCACTGGGTGCGTAGGAACCGGAATACAAAATACTAACGCCTCCCGACTTTCCATAGTAAGCAAGCTGAGCCAAGGCGTTGTAGGAACTGTTAAATATACCATTTTTTGGCCTTGGGATATTCGCATTACCGGATAAATAACCCACCGTTAAAACCAGGTTTTTGCTGATATCCCAGTTAACCGCACCGCCTCCACCGCCGCGCCGGTAGATGGGACTGTATTCTCCAAACTTGGAAGGAATTCCTAAACTATCGCTGGCGATGGTTGCAGGGGTAAGCAAGCCGGTAATATCAGGATAGCCAACACCAGTTGGCCCAATTGTAAGGGTGATATTCGGCGTAATTGGAGTGATATAGAGCAGGTGAGGCAGGATAATTTCGTTATTAAAGTTGCCATCAAAGTTTAATCGCGTCATATTTGTCCCCGTCTGTTCAGCAATGTTTCCAAAATTGCCGAATTCCATGCGGGTTCTAAGAAGATCGCGACCTGTAAAGCTGGTTTCAATATTTAATCGAGCGCGATCACTAAAAAAGGTTCTGGTATCATCGCTATCTCCACCAACGCGATCACCAAAGGTGTCGTTTACTGCCATGATAATTTCAGCATTTAGCTTAGTCGTGGTGGAGAATTGAGTTGCTTCTAATTCTGTGGTTCTTGCTTCTAGAGTATCTACTCGACCACGCAATGTTGTTAATTCATTGGCAAATTGGTCTTGCAGTTTTTGTAAGGTTACTAAATCTTCTCTGCTCACCTGGTTAGGCGCTTCTGTCCCCACTAATTCGCTCACAACATTGATACAGGCATTCAATGCGGCTGCAAATTCGTATCGAGTCATCGCCTGGTTCCCTCTGTAGCTGCCGTCGGGGTAGCCTGTGATGCAGTTGTAGCGCTCAACGAGCGATTGTAATGCTTGAAATGCCCAATCTGTGGGTTGCACATCCGAGAGTTGAGAGACAGAGTTGATCTGCGATAAGGGATCTTCAGCGACATTTTCTGAAGCTTCAGTCTCTATAGTTTCCATCGGCTCATCCGCAACCGAGTGATCTATGGGTATCGCCCAAGTTGCAGATGCGGCAAGTAAAAAGAAAGCCGGTGATGCGATTAGAAATGCACGAACCCTGTGAAAAAAACACTTAAACATCATAAAACATGACTTTTTAAGGTTGATATCTATCGCAACAAAGAAATTTTCAAGGTACTGGCAATTAAACGTGTGCGCGGCGATATAGCGAGTAATCGGCTCGCTGAAAACACACGTACTTGTTTTTGCTAATAATCGATTCCAGATTGGATTTCTAGATGCTTATATAAAGAAAGATATAAAGAAACACCCTCGGTTTTGCCTCCTAAAAATCCTGGGAATTTCTTAAAATATCTTAATAAGGATGTAAGCTCTCTAGCACTGAAAATCTGGAGAAAGTTTTTAACGAAAGCTACTAAAGCTTTTGTTTAAAGGCTTGCAGAGTTATATTAAATTTAACTCTCGCTATAATCCATGCTGATATTAACAAATCGGCTTTGCATCTATCTTAAGATGGATGAAAGATTGAGAACCTAGCTTAAATGCGTTAAGTTTTGTATTATCTCTGGTCAAGATTATTTGTAGGTTTAATTAAAAATAAATCGTTGATCGTTAATCAACTGTTGCTTGAATCGGTGAGATTTGAGATATCTGTTTTAAAGCTTTTAAAGAGCCTAAAATAGCTGAAACGCTATCATACATAGCAATTGCAAGATGACATAGAGGTTTAACCGGCTGCTGCTCAACCTTTATGCAACTTATAAGTGTGGCTGCTGATGTGCCGGCAGAAATCTTCCTTTATAGCGAGCGCTACAATAGTTGAGCCGAATCAGTTGAAACTCGCATCTTGTATGAGTCTCAGCAACCGCCAGAGAGTTGGCTCCTTCAGGGTTAGGATGAAACATCCTCACGCCTGTCAAAGTTAAGCAAGGATGTATCAATTAATACTATCGTTTGCAAACACGCCATAGGCTGCCGCTAAGGAGAGAGAAGGCAATTGCCGCGATCAACCATTGAGAGGGTGCTGGCGCTGTTCCTTGAAACAAAGGCAGCTGGAAAAAAGTAATGATTGCAGCCACGACACCCATTAAAGCCGCACCGGCAATGAGTCCAGATGCGTAGAGGACACCTCGCTCTAACTGATGACTAAATCCGCCTTTTCTGCGCTCGACAAATAACCGAATTAACCCGCCAACCATAATGGGTACTGCTAAATGGATGGGCAAATAAAGCCCAACCGCAAAGGCTAAGGTGGGTAATCCCATCATTTCCACACAGCCGGCAAGGGCGATGCCGGTGAGGACAAGTCCCCAAGGCAGGTTGCCGCCTAAAACGCCTTCGATGACGAGTTTGATCAGGTTGGCTTGCGGTGCTTTGAAGTTGCCGGCAACGATATCTGCTCTGAACAATTCCATTACGGTGCTCATGACTAAGGCAGTGGCAACGATTGCAATGATTTCACCGATTTGCTGGTTGCGGGGACTGGCACCGAGAAGAAAGCCGGTTTTCAAGTCTTGGGAGGTGTCGCCGGCCATTGCAGCGGCGATGCATACGAGTGCGCCGATTGTCAAGACTGCGATTTTGGCTTCTGCGGGGCTGTAGGCTTGTCCGAAAAGCAGGGCGCAGATCAGCACGGTGGCAATCGTCATGCCGGAGATCGGGTTGGAGGAGGAACCAATTAGCCCGACGATACGGGAAGAGACGGTGACGAAAAAGAAAGAAAATACGACAACTGCAATGCCGGCAGGGATGCCCAGTGGGCCGCCGGTTCGCAGGGGGAGGAAGGCGACTAAAAGGCCGGTGGCGATGAGTCCTGCAAGGACGAGGGAAAAGGGTAAATCTTCGTCGGTTCGCGCCACAGATGTTCTGCCGGTGCGCTGACGCAAACCAGCGAGGGCGACTCTCACGGATTCCCAGAGGGTGGGGGCTGATTTGATCAAGGTGAATAAACCTCCGAAGGCGACGGCACCGGCACCGATGTAACGCAGGTAGCGACTCCAGATGGTGAAGCTGTCCATCTGGGCGATGGGAGTAGTGAGTTCTGGGGCGATGGGAACGCCGGCAGCGCTGCCAAACAGATAGATGAGGGGGATGATAACCAGCCAGCCAACGGCACCACCGGCAAGCATAACGGCGGCGATTTGCGGCCCGATAATGTAGCCCACACCGAGGAGTTCCGGGGTGACATCTGCGCCGACTGAGGTGCGGAAACCCAGTCGGTTGATGGCGATATCGACTTCTGCCGGCCACAGGTGGGCGAATCTTTCTAGGGCGGTGTAGATTGCGCCAATACCCATGCCGGTGAATAGCAGTTGGGCTTGCCGGCCTCTGCCTTGGGCGGCAACTTGGACTTCTGCACAGGCAGTGCCTTCAGGATAGGTGAGGCGTCCGTGTTCGCGCACAATTAGTAGCCGGCGCAGGGGAATCATAAATAAAATTCCCAGCAGTCCGCCAAGGATAGAAAGGGGGAAAATTGGCCAGAAGCCGGGGGTTTCGCCCCAGAGATACAGGACGGGAATCGTGAAGATCACGCCGGCAGCCAATGAGTCACCGGAAGATCCAATCGTTTGCACCATGTTTGTTTCCAGAAGCGTGCCGCGTCCGGTTGCGCGGAAAATGGCGACGGCGATGACGGCAGCTGGGATAGAGGCAGAAACGGTGAGTCCAACTTTGAGTGCGAGATAGGCATTTGCTGCACCGAAAAGGATGCCGGTGGCGATGCCGACAATTAGAGATCGTATCGTCAGTTCCGGCATTTGCACATCTGCGGGGACTGCCGGTTGATATTCTTCTCCCGGTGGTAGGGGTTGGTAGGCTTGTGCCGGCAATCTTATTTCAGGTCGGTTTGCATCTTCAGACATAAAATATCAACTCTCTTTTGAGAAAGTAATAAAATTAGAAATAGATTTTCCAGATGTACTATTTTAAGCACTTTTGGTTTTATGAATCGCTTAATTTTTGCCGAACCCACCTTATCTAAACCGCTTCATCACTGGCAGCCGGCTACCTGGGAAGATTATGTGCAATTACGGGATGAGCCGGCAGACGAGGAAATTAGACTATTTTTTAATCAGAATTCTCTGTTTATTGACATGGGTAATGAAGGAATTGACCACGCGAGATTCAATAATCTCTTTACACTTCTGTTTGGTTTCTGGTTCACGCTTAAACCAGAACTGATTTTCGATGATCTGGGAGGATGTGTCCTTGAAAAACCTAACCACCAAGGTGCCTCACCAGATTTAGTGCTTTATATCGGGCAAGGTTCACCGCGCTGGCAAAAGGGAGAACCCCGCCGAATTAATCTGGATAACTGGCGGGTTCCCGATCTGGTGGGAGAAGTGGCTGACACAACTTTAGCAACGGATTTAGATGAGAAAAAACAACTTTATGCGGCTTTAGGAATTCCTGAATATTGGGTTGTGGATATCAGAGCAGAAAGAGTATTTGTGTTTTGCTTACAAGAAGCGGGAAATTATAAAGAGTGTCAAACTTCTGTAGCACTTGAAGGGTTGTCAGTTTCTTTATTAGAGGAAACTTTACAGCAGTTGAACCAAGGAACAAACGGCAGCGCAGCCCTGTGGTTTTCTCAACAGATTGCGAATTTGTCGGAGACTCAGTCCTAGTTGATATCTATCAAAAGTATTATCTGAAAAATATGAACGTGAGCAGCCCATTCTTGCCAAAGGTTCGTGGAGGAATCTTGCCGGCTGGCCTTTATCTATGGGAACAGAATGCTCCCAATCCAATATTTTTGTTTGAAGTCTAGAGTGAGCATTAATTCTTGCTAGCTCCTGTAGAGATTGATGAATTCTAAAATGGCTTGCTCTTGAAAGCCTTGTGCAAGTTTCTGTAGAGTTTGAGTAAAAGGAAGATATTTTTTATCCGATTGCTCTAGCAGTTTTGCCTGTTTAATGATGCCTTTTAAGCTGCCGCGCACAGCTAACTGGTATAGGGTTTCCAATTCCGTCGCAGAAGGTGGAATTATCTCGCTTTTATGAGTAAGTTGCTGAACAGAGGTTGGGTAGATTTCTGCATAAACCCATTCAATTTGCAAATGCTTACGGAGCTTTTCCAGAAGTTCTATTGCCTGCACAGGTTTAGGCAAAAAGGCATCTCCTCCAGCTTCCAAACTTTGATGCTGATCGGTATCAAATACACTCGCAGAGGAAACAATAATGATGATGTGTTTCAGATTCTCCGATTCGCGAATACGCTTTATCAGCCCAAATCCATCCAGTTCTGGCATGACTAGATCGGTGATCACTAAATCGGGCTGAAACTCTTGAACTTTCTGCCAACCTTCTTCACCATTGCCGGCTTCTACAACTTCAAATCCAATAGGTTGCAACAAGTTACAAATAACCGAACAGTTTTCCCACTTGTCATCCACAACAAGGAT
This sequence is a window from Microcoleus sp. FACHB-672. Protein-coding genes within it:
- a CDS encoding iron uptake porin produces the protein MMFKCFFHRVRAFLIASPAFFLLAASATWAIPIDHSVADEPMETIETEASENVAEDPLSQINSVSQLSDVQPTDWAFQALQSLVERYNCITGYPDGSYRGNQAMTRYEFAAALNACINVVSELVGTEAPNQVSREDLVTLQKLQDQFANELTTLRGRVDTLEARTTELEATQFSTTTKLNAEIIMAVNDTFGDRVGGDSDDTRTFFSDRARLNIETSFTGRDLLRTRMEFGNFGNIAEQTGTNMTRLNFDGNFNNEIILPHLLYITPITPNITLTIGPTGVGYPDITGLLTPATIASDSLGIPSKFGEYSPIYRRGGGGGAVNWDISKNLVLTVGYLSGNANIPRPKNGIFNSSYNALAQLAYYGKSGGVSILYSGSYAPSDKVDLTGDTGSFLARRPFGDNIATSSDSLGIQGFYRFSPNFQVHAWGVYTHAYANSSGDSNLSDGRGGSVLLNVGKGDSANIMYGAIGLSFPDVGGEGNLPGILVGLPARVINSDVRDEPDSSYHIESFYRFQINDNIAITPAFWVVINPENDSRNDTQWVGLIRTGFNF
- a CDS encoding OPT family oligopeptide transporter, which codes for MSEDANRPEIRLPAQAYQPLPPGEEYQPAVPADVQMPELTIRSLIVGIATGILFGAANAYLALKVGLTVSASIPAAVIAVAIFRATGRGTLLETNMVQTIGSSGDSLAAGVIFTIPVLYLWGETPGFWPIFPLSILGGLLGILFMIPLRRLLIVREHGRLTYPEGTACAEVQVAAQGRGRQAQLLFTGMGIGAIYTALERFAHLWPAEVDIAINRLGFRTSVGADVTPELLGVGYIIGPQIAAVMLAGGAVGWLVIIPLIYLFGSAAGVPIAPELTTPIAQMDSFTIWSRYLRYIGAGAVAFGGLFTLIKSAPTLWESVRVALAGLRQRTGRTSVARTDEDLPFSLVLAGLIATGLLVAFLPLRTGGPLGIPAGIAVVVFSFFFVTVSSRIVGLIGSSSNPISGMTIATVLICALLFGQAYSPAEAKIAVLTIGALVCIAAAMAGDTSQDLKTGFLLGASPRNQQIGEIIAIVATALVMSTVMELFRADIVAGNFKAPQANLIKLVIEGVLGGNLPWGLVLTGIALAGCVEMMGLPTLAFAVGLYLPIHLAVPIMVGGLIRLFVERRKGGFSHQLERGVLYASGLIAGAALMGVVAAIITFFQLPLFQGTAPAPSQWLIAAIAFSLLSGSLWRVCKR
- a CDS encoding Uma2 family endonuclease, whose protein sequence is MNRLIFAEPTLSKPLHHWQPATWEDYVQLRDEPADEEIRLFFNQNSLFIDMGNEGIDHARFNNLFTLLFGFWFTLKPELIFDDLGGCVLEKPNHQGASPDLVLYIGQGSPRWQKGEPRRINLDNWRVPDLVGEVADTTLATDLDEKKQLYAALGIPEYWVVDIRAERVFVFCLQEAGNYKECQTSVALEGLSVSLLEETLQQLNQGTNGSAALWFSQQIANLSETQS